In the genome of Streptomyces sp. Tu 3180, the window AGAGTTGCCCATCAGCTCGTAGACCAGCGAACGGGCCGACGGGTCGTTGTCTGGGCCGTCCCTGGGCCGTCCGAGGTCACTCGGCAGCGACCAATGACGACCAACGACGACCACCAGGCGCACGGACCCGCCGCCCCTGACCAGCAAAAACCCAGCTCACCAAGATTCCCGGCAAGACCCAGGGCAAGAAGAAGTAAGCGCCCGCCAACAGGCCCCCTGCCTGCGGGTTCTCCGCCGGGAGGGGGCTCGTTGTTGTGCTGAGTCTGGCGACGGCGCAAGCCAGTAGCGTGGCCGAGGCCGGTGGGGGCACAGCGAGGCACACGCGTGCGTAGTCGGCTGGCGCACCCGCCATCGTGGCTGGCTGTCGTGGGCTGAGGTTTGTGCCACTGCCGTGCCAGATGCAGGGGTCAACCACGGTCAACGAGGCTGCCTGGCAGGCAAGTTGCTGGGCATCTCGCTAGTCATCGAAGCCCCAGGTCACCGGCACGACGCCCCAGCCTCTCTCCTGAAACGGGTGTTTCCGGTTCGAATCCCGGCGGGTTCTTCAGCAGCTCCGCCAGCACTGCACAGGAATGAGAGGCCGCAGTGCTCTCTGCTCAGGCCGCGGTCTCGTAGAGCCACCGGCGAACCACGGTGTAACCGTCAGGAAGCTCATTACCTGTCAGTTCCCTGTACCTCGCCTTGGCCTCTTCGCTGGCGCTCTGGCCAGCAGGGAGCCTCCGCAGGAAGGGGTCACGGTCAGGGTCGAGGAAAGACTGACGAGATTGGCCCTCCGCCTCTTCAGGCGCTGAGAGCGGATCCCGATCCTCGACCTCGTACCTCTCGGCGTCCCGCCCTTCGATGCGATTGGCGATCACGGCAGCCAGGATCACGCCGCCGATGGCCAGAGTTGCGCCACCAGCGGCGCGGAACTTCGGCTCGTGCTTCTTGCACCAGTTCTTCGCCTTGGCGAAACGGGTGGGCTCGCCATCCTCGGGCAGCGCGGAATCGTTCACACGCACATACTTACCGGACCCATCCCTCACCTGTCAGGCAATCACCCGACATCGCCCGATCAAGTTCACTAGCCAGTCCGGCCAGCCCGAGCGCCTCAGTCTCCGTCTCAATCAGCCCCGTTCACGGCCGTTCAGCGAGGACCTCTCGCCAACTTCGCCTCACGGGTCAACCGCCCATGGACCCAGGTGAACGACCCCGAACGACGCCCTCCGCCCCACCCTCACAGTTGGAAAGCGTGCACCGTGACGGCTCTGTCAGAGCCGGGGCCTACGGTCCAGGCATGGCGACCAGACCATCGGCACGTTGGCGGGCCCGCGTAGACGAAGAGGCGACCGAAATCGCCGCTGGGACAAGGGCCCCGAGAGATGCCTTCCTGTCGGAGCTCTTCCCTGAGTCACTGCTGGCGGCGACTGACAAGGCACTGCACGCGTTCGAGTCGGAGATGGACCCGCTCCACGACCAGGACGACGGGCAGGACTTCGAGGTGATCAGGCGTGTCGTGCTGGCATTGAACGAGATCAACGAGGACCACAACGGCGCCGGCTACGAGACCGAAGAGCGAGGAGCTGTGCCGCTACATCGATCAGACCTTGACGGAACGCGGCATCGATGTCCCTGCTCTGGCAGCGAGGCGAGGCATCAGCCGCACCGAGATCACAGATGACTGGCGGGACTGGTAGCCGTTGCTGTACAGCAACCCCAGCAACTGCCAGCAACCGACACCAGCCCTCACGACCCTCCCCGCAACCTATATGACCTCAAATAACCGATCTCTCCAGAGCTACGGATCAGGAGACTTCTGACATCCACAGCTGACATCAACGACGCCGGACGGGGGCGCACGCCAGTGACTCTGTCCGGCCGTCCCACCAGCGGTCGGCAGCAGTCGGAGCAGGCGCGGATCGAACTCCTAAAGCGGGTGTCGCAGGTTCGAATCCTGCCGGGGGCACAGAGCAAAGGGCCGGCTCAGGAGGGGTTTCCTCCCGGGCTGGCCCTTCGCCGTGTCCGGGGTCGTGCCACACGCGTGCCAGTTAGTCCACTATCAGTCCACATCCCCTAGCCGGGGACCACTCCCCCATCACCCCGGATCATGGCCCCGAGTCGATCAGCGATGACCCGGTCCCGTTCGCTGGTCATGTGCTGGTAGATCAGCGCGGCCCGGGAGCTGCTGTGCCCCATGCGCGTCATCAGCTCCCGCGTGCTGGCCCCGGCCGTCGAGGCCAGCGTGTCGCCCGTGTGCCGCAGGTCGTGGAAGTGCAGCTCGGCCGTGACGCCCGCGGCCTTCCGGGCCTTGACCCAGTCGTCGCGGAAGTTGCTCCGCCGCAGCTGCCCGCCCTGCGGCCCGACGAAGACGTGCCCGTCGCGGCCGGGAGCGGCGAAGTGCTCCAGGTGGTGCGTGACCGCGTCGAGCAGTTCGGCCGGGAATCGGCCTGCGCACGGCGCACGGTGACGGTCAGTCCCTCCAGGTCGATGTCCCGGCGCCGCAGGGCCGCCAGCTCCCCGAACCGCAGGGTGGTGAAGGCCGCCAGGAGTACGAGCAGCCGGTAGCGCGGCGCGATGGAGTCGGCGACGGCGAAGACCTCCGCCACCGTGAGGACCGGCCGCTCGGGCACGTCGTAGCGGTCCGCGCCCTTGATGCGGCACGGGTTGCGCCGGATCAGCTCGTCGTCCACGGCCGTGTTCATCAGGGCGCGCAGCAGTTGGTACGCCTTGACCACCGTCGGCTCACCGACGCCGGCCGCGAGGAGCTTGCCGCGCCAGCTGCGCACCCGGGCCGTCGTCACGTCGGCCACGCTCCCGGCTCCGGAGGCGGGCAGGATGTGCAGCCGCATCACCGACTCGTTCCGCTCACGGGTGCGGTCGGCGAGCTTCCGGTCCCGCAGCCACGCGGTGGCGTACTCGGCGAAGTTCACCGCCCCGGCGTCCGGGTCCGACCGCTGCCCGCGCGCCATGTCCGACTCGATGTGCGTCAGGGCGACTTGGGCATCGGTCTTGGTCGCGTAGGTCTTCTCCGCCGGGCGCAGCTGCCCCGTCTCCGGGTCCCGGTAGCGGACCTGCCAACGGCCGGACGGAACAGGAAGACGCCATGGTGAACGAACGCCGGCAGATCACTGATGAAGCGGCCGTAACGGTTTCTGCACCACAGACGTGTTGGGGTCGTGCTCATGGTTCTCGCATGCGAGAACCACGATGTCCGGGGGATTCCGGAGGTGAGCCCCGTCGGAGTGCAGAGGTTGCTCGCCCTTCCCGTAGCGTGCGCTGAGCGAATCGGGCTCGCTTCAGCTTGGTCGAGGGAACGCAGCGTGCTGAGGGATGGGGCACCACGCCGTATCGGCACCTCAGTCCACTCGGGCGTCCTCGCACCACGTCTCACTTGGGCCATGGTCGCCTGGCCGACGGCTCACCCCTGCCTCTTGCTCGCCTTGAGCAGGCCTTCCAGTATCCGTGCCATGCGGCAGTGTCTACTTGCCTCAGCCCTTGGTCTCGCCGGCGCATTTAGGAGATCTCGGCGTCCTCGGCAGTTGTCGGCGTACCGAGAAAAGTGCTCAGGCGTGTACAGACGAACGTGCTCAGTCGTGGGACCGGGAGGGCAACCCTGCGGCCGTGGGGGTGTCCGCGAGCGTCCCTGGCTCGCTGGCGGTCTGAACCTGGAGCACGCGGGCGTAGGCTCTCAGGGATGCGGATAGGCGAGTTGTCCAAGCGCACGGGCGTGAGTCCGCGCTCACTGCGGTACTACGAAGAGCAGGGCCTGCTGACCAGCTCACGCTCCGACGCGGGGCAGCGTCACTACTCCGATGCTGCGGTCCAGCGCGTGTCACTCATCCGACAGCTGTTCGACGCGGGTATGTCCAGCAGGGTGATCGCGACTGTGCTGCCGTGTGTGGACGTCCCGGGTGACCTGGGCGTCGCCGAGGAGACGTTCACGGCGATGATGCGCGAGCGCGACCGGATCGACGCCGACATCGCTCACCTGATCGAGACCCGGGATGCACTTGACGTGCTGATCAGGGCCAACAGCCGACACCGGGCGGAACTGTCCACGGCCCCGGAAGCGGTGGCACAGTCGGTCTGATGCTGTGATCTGCATCTCAGCCGGTTGCCCCTCACATCAATGTCAGAGGTGAGGATGGCGACAACGCCCGAAATCACCGGGTCGGTCATACGAGAGGCGGCGGAAGATGGGGCAGGCGTGGGGTTTCAGCAGGTATGGCGGGCCCGAGGTGCAGGAGTTCTTCGATCGTCCCGACCCTGTCCCCGGTCGCGACGAGGTGCTGATCCGGGTCGACGTCGCCGGCGTGAATCCCCTCGACCACCTTCTGCGCTCGGGCCTGGTCGACGGGCTCGACGGCGGGCGTCCGTTTCCCCGCGTGCTGGGCATGGAGGCAGCAGGAACCGTCCTCGCCCGGGGCGAGGACGTCGACGGGCTCGAGGTGGGTGACGCGGTCTTCGGCTTCGCACTCACCGGTGGCGGCACCTACGCCGAGACGACGGTGCTGTCCGCGCCGAACACCGCGCGCATCCCGGAGGGGCTGTCCGCGACCGTGGCGGCAACGCTGCCAGTGGCCGGGACGACCGCGGTGGACGTGCTCGACCAGCTCGGCCTCCCGGCCGGTGCCACGGTCCTGGTCAACGGAGTCGGGGGCGGGGTCGGCCTCGCCGTCGCCCGGCTGGCCATCGGGCGCGAGCTGCGTGTGATCGGCACCGGGAGTACCGCCAAACGCGAGCGCGCCGAGGCCATCGGGGTGCGGTTCATCGACTACACCGCCGAGGACGTCGCCGCCGCGGCACGCGAGCTGGTTCCGGACGGCTTCGACGGGATCGTCGACCTGGCCGGAGGCACCTCGCTGCGGACGGTCGCTCCGCTGGCCCAGGATCCCCGCAACGTCATCGCTGTGGGTGATATGTCCGTGCCCGATCTCGGTGGGCGTTTCGTCGAGCGTCGCGTCGACCGCGAGAACCTGGAGCGGTCGGCCCGGCTGGCCCTCGACGGACTCCTCACACCCGTGATCACCGCGGTCCATCCGCTCTCCGACGCCCCGGCCGCCCTCGCCACCGTCGAGAACGGCCACACCTCGGGCAAGGTTGTCATCGAGGTGGCATGAGAAGTGCCCGGCCGTCTGACGCTGTCGACCGTCCACTGCGGACTGACGAGAACCCGTGGTCAGCGCATCATCAACTGAGCACGTTCACCCGCACGGGGTCGAGCACGTTCAGGCGTACGCCGACAGCAGTCAAGTGTGCAGCGAGGCACACACGCGCCTGACTGGTCGGCACCTGCCGTCGTGGCTGACTTTCGTCGGCTGAGGTTCGTGTCCCGACTGTGCCAGATGCAAGGGCCGGTCACGGTCAGCACCGGTGCCGTGCGGTCGCGTACCCGTCTGCGTCCTCGATCGGCGAAGCCGCAGATCAGCCGCCCGATCACCCAGCCTCTCGGCTAAAGCGGGTGTCGCAGGTTCGCATCCTGCCGGAAGCGCGGACAGAAGGGCCGGCTCAGGAGGGGTTCCCTCCCGGGCCGGCCCTTCGACGTTTCAGGGGTCGTGCCGCATGTGTGCCAGTGGAGTCCACACGGAGTCCACATCCCCTGGGCGAGCCCTGGGCTAGGCCGCGCGTCGATCCGGCGCCGAGTGGAGGGGCATCAGGACATGCGCGGACGACCAGGAGACGAGACCACCGCCGGGTGGCTGCTGACCTGTCATCCGAAGACTTTCGACCTGGAGGCGTTCCGCCGCTCCGGGCGCGAGTCGGACTCGTGGCGGGTCTCGCAGTCGTGGGGCGAACTGGCAGCTGACGATCCGTTCGCACTCCGGCTCTCCGGGCCGCGCGGTGGGGTGGTGGCCCGCGGCAGTCTCACCGGTCCCGCCCGTTGGGAAGGAAACCCGGACCCCGCGTTCTGGGCCGAGCCGCCCGCGCCCGCCCACTTCGTCCCACTGACCGTCGAACGCTGGCTGTCCACTCCCCTTCCGGCCCGCACCGTACGGGCCGATCCGACGTTCGCCACCGCGACCATCGTCACCATGCCCGGTGGACGCAACCCGCACCGGCTGTCCGCTACGCAGGGGGACCGCCTCACGAACATGATCGACGCCATCGGCCGACACGGCCAACCGGGGCGTCGGCGTCAGCAGAAGCCGGCGAAATCACCAGACAGGTTCTGGGACCGTGCCACAGCCGTGCCAGAACGAGCGGGGAACCACGGGGGAATGACGGGGACCAGGTCGCCAACCGGTCAGGCCCCGTGGCCGCTCCACCGCAGGTCAACCCAGCAACCACCCATGGACAACCCGAGTTTCCCAAGCGGAGGTCCCCGGTGTGCCGGCGCAGACGGAGCCGTAAGGTTCCCCATGGTGACTGCGATTGTCCGCGAGTGGCACGACGAGGAAGGGTGGGGCGTGCTCGACTCCCCCGAGACTCCCGGCGGATGTTGGGGCCACTTCTCCCACATCCAGACGAAGGGCTTCCGAACGCTGTCGCCGGGACAGCAAGTAGACCTCCAGTGGGAAGCCCCTGGCTTCGAACAGGACGGGTACAGCTACCGGGCCGTGAGCATCGTGCCTCGACCCGCCTGACATCACCAGCTGACATCAACGACAGCGAACGACGGCGCACCGAAGCGGCCACGACCGGACCCACGAGCGACCGCTGAGCCCCGTTTCGGCACGCCGCGCGACAAGGTGATCGAGCTCCTGAAGCGGGTGTCGCAGGTTCGAATCCTGCCGGGGGCACCAGCCGAAGGGCCACGGACCGATCATGCTCCGGGGCCTGAAGAGCATCCCAAGCTCCGAGCGCACCTAGCCCTCGCCATAGGGTCCGTCCCATGACGACGCATGGTTGGTTCGAGATCGATGATCCGGACGACGACTTCGAGTTCGACGACACCGAGAGAGCCTTCGTGTCCGCGCTGAGCGGGCGTTGCACGGCCTGGGCGCCAGCTGATGTTGTCGGGGAGGTCGGACGTCCGGACAACTGGGAATCGCTCCTCGCCCATGTCGGCCTGTACGACCGGGCGGAGCCCCATCGACACTTGATCGATCTGGGTGTGCACCTGGTCGGTAACCGCATCCGCGGGGACCGTCTGCACAATCAGCTGTATCTGCTCCCGGATCGTCCCAGCGACTGGGCACTTGATGCCACGGGTTCCACGGAACGGCTCGCCGAGCTTGCCGCCGAGTGGTTCCGCGCAGTTCTGGACAAGCCGATCGTGTTGTATGTCTGGCTCCACGAGGGTTACGCCTACGCTGCCCGTTACGCGTTCGCCGACAGCGGCGAGACGATCTGCCAAAGCTACGCGGAGAGCATCGCCCCACCGGGCCAAGCCGCGGAACTGACAGCCGCCGGCCACGTGCACGGCAAGGGCTGGATCCAGACCGTCGGCTTGCCGACGCCCTCCCTCTACCTGCACATCCGGGGCGACCTCGAGAGAGGCAGCACCATATCCGGGGTTCCGGCAACGACCAAGCGTGGGCCGCTTCCCGGACTTTGGTACGAATGATCATTTGCCTCCCGTTGACCTGCGCCGCACCACAGCCGCACCAGATCGATCGGGGAACAGCGGGGAATCACGGTGCAAGAGGCTACGTCAAATGAGGTGCCAACCCAGCCATTCGCCCAGGTCAGAGCACGAACCAACAACCGAATGACCGCAGCTTCCCAGGCTGATGGTTCCGCTGTCGCCACATGTCGGTCGTCCGGCTTCCTCCGGTCGACGACGCGTACAGCGTGGTCAAGGCCAGTGGGGGTGCAGCGAAGCACACGCGCGCCTGGTCGGTCGGCACTCCCGGCGCCGTGGCTGGCTGTCGTCGGCTGAAGTGGTGGCAGCTGAGGTCGACTTGTAAGCACCGCACCGCCGGCAAGATGCGGCTGTGCCTGAGTGCACGGTCAGCACGCGGAGCGGCACGGACTGGCCTGCGATACCCGCCGGCGACCTCTCCCGATATCCCGCACCGAAGTCTCCCCGATGCGAGATCGAGGACGACAGCGACGTGCCGGCCTTCCGGGCCGACGAGGCCACTGTCAGCGTCTCCCGGGGACTTGCCGGAACCTGGTGCGTCGACGTTGAGGGCTCCGTGTCGCCCGGGTCGGCGGACTCGATCGCATCGGAGATCGCACAGCGACCGGGCGACGCGACCGGAGAGCAGGCTCTTCGGTACCGGGTCACTGACTGATGGACCCGCCAGGGGTGAGTGTGTGACCGCGCGGCAACGCCGACAGGCACGGGCGGGCAGGCGCGCACATCCATGGACGACCGCGGCAGCTCAGAGGCGTCGCGTTCCCAGGCGGATCCCTCGCCCGAGCCGCTCCGGGACGAAGGAGCCGCGGGGTCGGATCCCGCCGCCCCGAGGGGTGAAGTCCCAAGTCAAGCCTTGGCATCCTCACCCCTCCGGTCATTTAGGTCAGGACCTGACCTGTACAGCCCCTAGCGTCCTCCCCGTCCGGCGGAACACGAACCACGGAAGGCAGCGACCATGAGCGAGACCGTGACTGTCAACGAACCGGCCACCCACGACTCGGCCCATGAGCCGGCCTCCACCGGCGAGCGTGCCGACTTGCTGGAGTCCCTGGCCAAGCACCGGCACTTCCTGCGATTCACCACCCGTGACCTCACCGACGAGCAGGCCGGGCGCCGGACCACCGCCAGCCAGTTGTGCCTGGGCGGCCTGGTCAAACATGTCACTGCGGTCGAGCGAGCCTGGGCGCAGTTCATCCTGGACGGCCCGTCGGCGATGCCCGACTTCACCACCATGACCGAGGCCGACTGGGCCCGACGGGACGACGAGTTCCGGATGCTGCCCCACGAGACGCTGACCGGCGTGCTCGCCGACTACGCCGACGTGGCCCGCCGAACCGACGAACTGGTCGCCGCCCTCCCCGACCTGAACGCCGCACAACCACTGCCGAAGGCCCCGTGGTCCGAGCCGGGCGCGCGGTGGTCGGCCCGCCGGGTACTGATGCACATCATCGCCGAGACCGCCCAGCACGCCGGCCACGCCGACATCATCCGCGAGTCCCTGGACGGCGCCAAGACCATGGGTTAGCCGGCGGCGCGGCAGGGCCTATCGCCCCCTGCACGGGGGCGATACGCCCCGTGACCCCGCAAACGCCCCTGCCTCGTGCTCCGCGGGTCAGGGACGTCGGCGAGGCGGCCGACACCCGATCCTGACATCAACGGGCGCGGACGCCGGCTCATCAGTGCAGCCGAGAGCGCACCCACGAACCGCGGTACGAAGCCGCTGTGCAGACCGGGAAGGGCCGCCGGATCGAATTCCTGAAGCGGTGCTCCCCCAACCGATGTCGGGCTCAGCCCTCCTCTTCCTCGACCAGGCCGCAGGCGAAGGGGAACGACTCCAGGAACTCCCGTCGCGCGGGATTCGGCTCTGCTTCGGCCAGGTCGGTGAGCACCTGCAGGAGGCGGTCGCGCTGGTCCGGAGGCAGTCGCAGCAGTTCCCCGCCCACGCTTTCCGTCATCTTCACCGCGGAGTCGGGATCGACTTCGTCGTCACCGCAGCTGTCGAGGAACCAGACGACGTCGACAACCAGCCCGGCAAGAGCCGGCACCAGCGGATCCATGGCAGTCATCCCCGCAACCTAGCCGACCCCCACGACAGCGAGGTCGCCGTCTCCCGAGGCATGAGGATGCATCGCGCTTCCTTCCGAGCAGGTGCGGAGCATCGGGCGTCCCGGCCGGTGGGTGTCTGACTGCGTGACAACGCCGGCGGACGACGACGGACGAGCACGGACATCCGTGAAACATCAGCGCAGGTGACAGCCATGCCGACCCGAGGCACCACCACCCCGGTTGCCTCGGGACGAAGAGGTCTCACGGCTCGATCGCTCGGTAGTGTCCGAGATCGGGCCCGCCGTCAGCCCCGCGGGCCACCACGAGGGGGAGCGCTTGTGCCGTTCGGTGACTTCGATGCATGGCGGCGAGAGCCGCTGACGATGATCTTCGGGCCTTCAGCTCAGCCTTCCGTCAGACGGAATCTGGATCGCAAGCCGAACTGGTGGCGCTCATCGCCCGGCACGAAGCCGAGGGGTGGCTGGCCGGTGAGCGCTCCCTCGGCTCGGTCCCTCTGTCCGCTGCGTTTCCGTGGCGGGGAACCAGCTGTGAAGGAAGGGGAGTCCGGAAGAGGATGTCTGTATGCGGGTAGGGGTGGTCGGACTCAGGATGGGGCTTCACCTGGCGGACTGGTGCCGCAAGGTGGGCTTGGAGGTCGTGGCGGCATGTGACCGCGCCCCCGAACGCCGCGCCGCGGCACGGGCGCAGCTGCCCGGTGCGGTGCTGGTGGAACGGTGGCAGGAGCTGCTGGAGCACCGTCTTGACGGGGTCGTCCTGGCCAACGACTTCGATGAGCACGCGCCGTTGGCCATCGCGTTCCTGGACCGTGGGGTGCATGTGCTGTCCGAGTCGGCGGCGTGCGTGGACGCCGCGGAAGGCGAGCGGCTCATCGCGGCGGCGGACAGGTCGTCCGCGACCTACTCCTTCGCCGAGAACTACGTGGCCCATCCGCACGTCCGGCTCATCCGGCAGGCGATCGAGGCCGGGGAGCTGGGCCGGATCAGCCTGATCGAAGCGGACTACCTGCACGGCATGTCCCCGGCGGATGTCGCGGGCCTGATCGGTGATCCGGCGCACTGGCGCGGGCGCATCGCTCCCACGGCGTACTGCACGCACACCCTCTCCCCGGTGCTGGCCCTCACTCAGGCCTGGCCGGTGGAGGTGTCGGCGTTCTCGGTGGACGAGGCGGACCCGCGTGCCGCGGTCGTCATGGCGGTACGGCTGTCCAGCAGGGCGCTGGCGCTCACCCGGCACGGGTTCCTCCAGGGCGAACCCGACAGCCACTGGAGCTGGATCTCCGTGCGCGGTA includes:
- a CDS encoding integrase; this encodes MGHSSSRAALIYQHMTSERDRVIADRLGAMIRGDGGVVPG
- a CDS encoding MerR family transcriptional regulator, which translates into the protein MRIGELSKRTGVSPRSLRYYEEQGLLTSSRSDAGQRHYSDAAVQRVSLIRQLFDAGMSSRVIATVLPCVDVPGDLGVAEETFTAMMRERDRIDADIAHLIETRDALDVLIRANSRHRAELSTAPEAVAQSV
- a CDS encoding NADP-dependent oxidoreductase; amino-acid sequence: MGQAWGFSRYGGPEVQEFFDRPDPVPGRDEVLIRVDVAGVNPLDHLLRSGLVDGLDGGRPFPRVLGMEAAGTVLARGEDVDGLEVGDAVFGFALTGGGTYAETTVLSAPNTARIPEGLSATVAATLPVAGTTAVDVLDQLGLPAGATVLVNGVGGGVGLAVARLAIGRELRVIGTGSTAKRERAEAIGVRFIDYTAEDVAAAARELVPDGFDGIVDLAGGTSLRTVAPLAQDPRNVIAVGDMSVPDLGGRFVERRVDRENLERSARLALDGLLTPVITAVHPLSDAPAALATVENGHTSGKVVIEVA
- a CDS encoding cold shock domain-containing protein, coding for MVTAIVREWHDEEGWGVLDSPETPGGCWGHFSHIQTKGFRTLSPGQQVDLQWEAPGFEQDGYSYRAVSIVPRPA
- a CDS encoding DinB family protein, with amino-acid sequence MSETVTVNEPATHDSAHEPASTGERADLLESLAKHRHFLRFTTRDLTDEQAGRRTTASQLCLGGLVKHVTAVERAWAQFILDGPSAMPDFTTMTEADWARRDDEFRMLPHETLTGVLADYADVARRTDELVAALPDLNAAQPLPKAPWSEPGARWSARRVLMHIIAETAQHAGHADIIRESLDGAKTMG
- a CDS encoding Gfo/Idh/MocA family oxidoreductase, translating into MRVGVVGLRMGLHLADWCRKVGLEVVAACDRAPERRAAARAQLPGAVLVERWQELLEHRLDGVVLANDFDEHAPLAIAFLDRGVHVLSESAACVDAAEGERLIAAADRSSATYSFAENYVAHPHVRLIRQAIEAGELGRISLIEADYLHGMSPADVAGLIGDPAHWRGRIAPTAYCTHTLSPVLALTQAWPVEVSAFSVDEADPRAAVVMAVRLSSRALALTRHGFLQGEPDSHWSWISVRGTKALAESVRAAGERSWSVRVRTEGWAVPEGHAREEERAPVPLVLAGEPVARGAEGTVRVLRAFRATMEHGEPPLVPVRPAVAASLVGVAGAESLANGSRPVPVPVMTTDPGSHPDSA